One window of the Endomicrobium proavitum genome contains the following:
- a CDS encoding autotransporter outer membrane beta-barrel domain-containing protein — MKNKHTLKLRLNIYFAAAICLSLFLFVSSAFAVEELVSLAALNNAVLKAGSNSLNKRLGDLRRTPESAAGVWFRGYYNETSRYGAIDLDANISGAEAGVDALLSSDASHRFYIGVLGGYMGADNYQDINKIQSRAPFAGLYGTWFNDAGWFVDATARYFFYETKDILAEEKTNWGMWAVSAEAGKEFKMPINARSFFKLEPKVKFIYGQISAETLNAIDYVASNVFFIRPALYAGYAATVRNGAIVEPYIEFGFNGDLSSDLKVNSVAYNVKGGSFDIGGGVNFIVTDIISLYTYAGYEKGDKIANLATNVGVRLAIAGVKHKEKTNADTAADAAVAQSSAAASDYYVTASGSSLASASNDNASAMSAKNSNSGEVVANASNANTAEKTAATSNAAATSANGKTSDAAAAAANNNVAGNINGAAGNSADSNVIPPAYSGSGSSQSNGVNASKKVHFEFGKYEITPSYAKYLQSLAPSLKNNQQIEIDGHTDRTGPAEYNQILSEHRAKAVYDELVNLGIAKEKMIYKGYGFTRPLNNAHTREADAENRRVEIIIVK, encoded by the coding sequence ATGAAAAATAAACATACTTTGAAACTTCGTTTGAATATTTACTTTGCGGCTGCAATTTGTTTGAGTTTGTTTTTGTTCGTTTCGTCTGCGTTTGCGGTTGAAGAGCTGGTTTCTCTTGCGGCATTAAATAACGCCGTTTTAAAAGCCGGAAGCAATTCGCTTAATAAAAGGCTTGGAGATTTAAGAAGAACTCCGGAAAGCGCGGCGGGCGTTTGGTTTCGGGGATATTATAATGAAACGTCTCGTTACGGCGCAATAGATCTTGACGCAAATATTTCCGGCGCAGAAGCGGGGGTAGATGCGCTGCTTTCTTCCGACGCTTCGCACAGATTTTACATAGGCGTTTTGGGCGGCTATATGGGCGCGGATAATTATCAGGATATTAACAAAATTCAGTCGCGCGCGCCGTTTGCCGGTTTATACGGAACATGGTTTAACGATGCCGGCTGGTTTGTAGATGCAACCGCAAGATACTTTTTCTATGAAACGAAAGATATTTTAGCGGAAGAAAAAACGAACTGGGGCATGTGGGCCGTAAGCGCCGAGGCGGGAAAAGAGTTTAAAATGCCGATAAACGCACGGTCATTTTTTAAGCTGGAACCGAAAGTTAAATTTATTTACGGGCAAATATCGGCGGAAACATTAAACGCTATTGATTACGTGGCGTCCAATGTTTTCTTTATCCGTCCGGCATTGTATGCGGGCTATGCGGCAACCGTAAGAAACGGCGCAATTGTGGAACCGTATATTGAGTTTGGTTTCAACGGAGATTTGTCGTCGGATTTAAAAGTTAATTCCGTTGCGTATAATGTGAAAGGCGGAAGTTTTGATATTGGCGGCGGAGTAAATTTTATAGTAACCGACATCATTTCGCTTTATACTTACGCAGGATATGAAAAAGGCGATAAAATTGCAAATTTGGCAACCAATGTCGGCGTGCGTCTTGCGATTGCAGGCGTAAAACACAAAGAAAAAACTAATGCGGATACTGCTGCGGATGCTGCGGTTGCGCAGTCGTCGGCAGCTGCGTCCGATTATTATGTAACAGCTTCCGGTTCGTCTTTAGCGTCGGCATCTAATGATAATGCGTCTGCGATGTCTGCGAAAAATTCAAATTCCGGCGAAGTAGTTGCTAATGCTTCAAATGCGAACACTGCGGAAAAAACTGCCGCAACTTCCAATGCAGCGGCAACTTCTGCAAACGGAAAAACTTCCGATGCCGCGGCAGCAGCAGCTAATAATAATGTTGCCGGCAATATCAATGGCGCTGCCGGTAATTCTGCAGACAGCAACGTTATACCGCCTGCATATTCCGGAAGCGGAAGTTCGCAATCTAACGGCGTTAACGCTTCAAAAAAAGTACATTTTGAATTCGGAAAATATGAGATAACGCCGTCGTATGCAAAATATTTACAATCGCTTGCGCCTTCGTTAAAAAATAATCAACAAATTGAAATTGACGGGCATACGGATAGAACCGGTCCCGCCGAATATAACCAAATTCTTTCCGAACATAGAGCAAAAGCGGTTTATGACGAACTTGTAAATTTAGGCATTGCGAAAGAAAAAATGATATATAAGGGTTATGGGTTTACTCGTCCGTTAAATAATGCTCATACTCGCGAAGCCGACGCTGAAAACAGAAGAGTTGAAATTATTATCGTTAAATAG
- a CDS encoding copper resistance protein NlpE N-terminal domain-containing protein, translated as MKKLNICFYVFIAAVIFISGCAVKKISQQPQISQSEIKQVESQAADLSKSSPLQFKEVLGYYVKNSVKLPKDINFTVINSAKNFDTVLARSKTASFVSAEPSFKNKFAAVIAVKPSVTINSVKINNVYAVGSDVYVDYEVISQGYAGVGYFVSNMKALEIVKPNPITNICFISAGKVSEVLPYGNRSQNSPASVDDLQKNYTGIFSGTIPSASGLGMTITLTLNSDFTFALRQIYLNNPDRSFDSAGNWMPSEDLSSFTLNYDKDVLSQMKFYFTDKNAIEKLDETGEKINSQHNYSLTRQALQ; from the coding sequence ATGAAAAAATTAAATATTTGTTTTTATGTTTTTATTGCAGCTGTAATTTTTATTTCCGGCTGTGCGGTTAAAAAGATTTCGCAGCAACCGCAGATTTCGCAAAGCGAAATAAAACAAGTTGAGTCGCAAGCGGCAGATTTAAGCAAAAGTTCTCCGCTTCAATTCAAGGAAGTTTTGGGATACTATGTTAAAAACAGCGTGAAACTCCCTAAAGATATAAATTTTACTGTAATAAATTCCGCAAAAAATTTTGACACAGTGCTGGCAAGATCAAAAACCGCCTCGTTTGTGTCGGCAGAACCGAGTTTTAAAAACAAATTTGCGGCGGTTATTGCTGTAAAGCCATCGGTTACAATAAACTCTGTAAAAATAAATAATGTTTATGCCGTAGGAAGCGATGTATATGTAGATTATGAAGTTATCTCGCAGGGATATGCCGGCGTAGGTTATTTTGTTTCAAATATGAAAGCGCTTGAAATTGTAAAGCCTAACCCTATTACAAATATCTGTTTTATTTCTGCGGGGAAGGTAAGCGAAGTATTGCCTTACGGAAACAGAAGCCAAAATTCTCCGGCAAGCGTTGATGATTTGCAGAAAAACTATACGGGAATTTTCAGCGGAACAATTCCGTCGGCAAGCGGTTTGGGAATGACAATTACTTTAACGTTAAACTCCGATTTTACTTTTGCTCTGCGTCAGATATATTTAAATAATCCCGACAGAAGTTTTGATTCTGCCGGCAACTGGATGCCTTCGGAAGACTTATCTTCTTTTACGTTAAATTACGATAAAGATGTTTTGTCGCAAATGAAATTTTATTTCACCGATAAAAACGCCATAGAAAAACTTGACGAAACAGGCGAAAAAATAAATTCGCAACATAATTACAGCCTAACAAGACAGGCGTTGCAATGA
- a CDS encoding inositol monophosphatase family protein, whose protein sequence is MKFSKYAQTALAAANAGADVLMKYYQKTLNVEYKGITDPVSQADKNSQKAVIKVIKDIFPQHGVLAEEDGVNEIKKDYCWIIDPLDGTVNFVHGVPLFCVSIGLKYKNEIIVGVIYSPVMKEIFIAEKGKGAYLNGKRIKVSDTSKLIRSLAVTGFPYELEGRRKRVFGNFENIVSCAQGIRRLGSAALDMAYVACGRFDFFWEETLKPWDIAAGIIIVKEAGGIVTDYNGTKNYFSSSTLLAANKKLHKQVLKILNETK, encoded by the coding sequence ATGAAGTTTTCAAAATATGCCCAAACCGCTCTTGCGGCGGCAAACGCCGGCGCTGATGTTCTTATGAAGTATTACCAAAAAACGCTTAATGTGGAATATAAAGGTATTACCGACCCTGTTTCGCAGGCTGATAAAAATTCACAAAAAGCCGTAATTAAAGTTATCAAAGATATTTTCCCGCAGCACGGAGTTCTTGCCGAGGAAGACGGCGTCAATGAAATAAAAAAAGATTACTGCTGGATTATAGACCCGCTTGACGGAACCGTAAACTTTGTGCACGGCGTTCCGCTATTTTGCGTATCTATAGGATTAAAATATAAAAATGAGATTATCGTCGGAGTTATTTATTCTCCGGTTATGAAAGAAATTTTTATAGCTGAAAAAGGCAAGGGCGCTTACTTGAACGGTAAAAGAATTAAAGTTTCCGATACCTCTAAACTTATACGCTCGCTTGCCGTAACAGGTTTTCCTTACGAACTTGAAGGCAGACGCAAAAGAGTTTTCGGCAATTTTGAAAATATAGTTTCTTGCGCACAGGGGATAAGGCGTTTAGGTTCCGCGGCGCTTGATATGGCTTATGTTGCGTGCGGGCGCTTTGATTTTTTCTGGGAAGAAACGTTAAAACCGTGGGATATTGCCGCAGGAATAATTATTGTTAAAGAAGCCGGCGGCATTGTTACCGATTACAACGGCACAAAAAATTATTTTTCATCTTCAACGCTTCTTGCCGCCAATAAAAAACTACATAAACAGGTTTTAAAAATTTTAAATGAAACAAAATAA
- the nth gene encoding endonuclease III — protein sequence MKQNKKEYVAEIIKLLLKSYKKVKCALNYKEPYELLFATILSAQCTDERVNKVTEELFKKYRAVADYANADVKELEVYIRSAGFYRNKAKNIINSAKVIIEKYDGKVPQSMQELLVLPGVARKTANVVLGNAFNKAEGIAVDTHVIRIANLLKLTKSDNPVKIEQDLMEIVPKKYWTEFSHLLQTLGRRVCKARNPNCSGCSLKEICPSAKA from the coding sequence ATGAAACAAAATAAAAAAGAATACGTTGCGGAAATAATAAAACTTTTGCTTAAAAGTTATAAAAAAGTAAAATGCGCTTTAAATTACAAAGAGCCTTACGAATTGCTTTTTGCAACCATATTGTCTGCGCAGTGCACCGATGAACGCGTAAATAAAGTTACCGAAGAACTTTTTAAAAAATACCGCGCTGTAGCCGACTATGCGAATGCGGATGTTAAAGAGCTTGAAGTTTATATTCGCTCCGCCGGCTTTTATAGAAATAAAGCAAAAAATATAATTAACAGCGCAAAGGTTATAATAGAAAAATACGACGGAAAAGTTCCGCAAAGCATGCAAGAGCTTCTTGTTTTGCCGGGCGTGGCGCGCAAAACCGCCAACGTTGTTTTAGGAAACGCTTTTAATAAAGCCGAAGGCATTGCCGTAGATACGCATGTTATAAGAATTGCAAATCTTTTAAAACTTACCAAAAGCGACAACCCCGTAAAAATAGAGCAGGATTTAATGGAAATTGTTCCTAAAAAATATTGGACGGAATTTTCTCATCTGTTGCAAACTCTCGGAAGGCGCGTATGTAAAGCAAGAAATCCGAATTGTTCCGGTTGTTCTTTAAAAGAGATTTGCCCGTCTGCAAAAGCATAG
- a CDS encoding DUF948 domain-containing protein: protein MNLDTVIIICSILVTAAIVVLAVYLIISLVQIRKTAQEAESVLKKVNEDLEVVNKVSSKVAEVTDKISSPIIAAASAVFYILSGIKKRKNEDGEE from the coding sequence ATGAATTTAGATACCGTAATAATTATTTGTTCAATATTGGTAACCGCCGCAATAGTCGTTCTTGCGGTTTATTTAATTATTTCTCTTGTGCAGATAAGAAAAACCGCGCAGGAAGCAGAATCTGTTTTGAAAAAAGTAAATGAAGATCTTGAAGTTGTAAATAAAGTTTCAAGCAAAGTCGCGGAAGTAACGGACAAAATTTCTTCTCCTATAATTGCGGCGGCTTCTGCTGTTTTCTATATCCTCTCGGGGATAAAAAAAAGAAAAAATGAAGACGGGGAGGAATAA
- a CDS encoding YtxH domain-containing protein produces MSDKKDALLAFIVGGVIGAAIGILYAPKSGKETRKDIKKLGDEFADTVGDLSDEVKETGRKIYEEGREKVLSKRDKISEALEAGKKAFEKYAKED; encoded by the coding sequence ATGTCTGATAAAAAAGACGCTTTGTTAGCTTTTATTGTAGGCGGAGTAATCGGCGCAGCCATTGGAATATTGTATGCGCCCAAATCAGGTAAAGAAACAAGAAAAGATATTAAAAAGCTCGGCGACGAGTTTGCAGATACAGTTGGAGATTTAAGCGACGAGGTTAAAGAAACCGGTCGTAAAATTTACGAAGAAGGTCGCGAAAAAGTTTTATCCAAAAGAGATAAAATAAGCGAAGCTTTAGAAGCCGGAAAAAAGGCTTTTGAAAAATACGCAAAAGAAGATTAA
- a CDS encoding tetratricopeptide repeat protein, translating to MQNTYNKITILLIITLLLSAQFASAASGRRKHFLSHGPSVSAFGAGETLFSAYRDPSVIQYNPSVMSYFDDNALTLSRYNLYEGSSYNSGSIVFGLGKRYFLGVSAANLSSGDIELRETIYSDEKIASINTWNFLVSFSGFLDFLGLSYGANVKYLYYDLYLNKAGTYMFDAGLSKYFRGPEIFKNTSRIKLGLAAQNFFHGELKADKEADEIPAIYRLSAAISLPVYYRFSTQDILSLYSDIKYEDEFADFSAGVSYSFADKYALRAGYYPQHITFGFGVDFYAFTVDYAGDFSEIDLIHRLGLTYRWANKKDYELMKEAEEALVKEKLGLKEAEQKFKTAKKLYGKGEYLRATDMLADIIVSYPNFESPLHFYKNINESMNETAYSNDELDFGKLTYARGYCAYYASNYQEALNEWNKFIHFTDGTEEVFEYKNKIDDAIKLQQLQAREAELDAKASEIFNAGVANFNAARYVQCIKIMENLQKFVTDNNFSKTVEYYGKAKECINKSVAELAKSLKKKEPVPVSEVKEEKPDIDESSADKKYNEGLILYAQGKYLEAERAWELTLRLNPNHQKAKVALSKIRNNE from the coding sequence ATGCAGAATACTTATAATAAAATAACAATTTTACTTATCATTACGCTTCTTTTAAGCGCGCAGTTTGCAAGCGCGGCTTCGGGAAGAAGGAAGCATTTCTTATCGCACGGTCCAAGCGTTAGCGCGTTTGGCGCCGGCGAAACGCTTTTTAGCGCATACCGAGATCCGTCTGTAATTCAGTATAACCCGTCGGTAATGTCATATTTTGATGATAATGCTCTTACTCTTTCGCGATATAATTTATACGAAGGAAGCTCATATAATTCCGGCTCAATAGTTTTCGGGCTTGGCAAAAGATATTTTCTCGGCGTGTCTGCGGCAAATTTATCAAGCGGAGATATTGAACTGCGCGAAACAATTTACAGCGACGAAAAAATTGCAAGCATTAACACATGGAATTTTCTTGTATCGTTTTCAGGGTTTTTAGATTTTCTCGGGCTTTCTTACGGCGCAAATGTAAAATATTTGTATTACGATTTATATCTTAACAAAGCCGGAACTTATATGTTTGACGCAGGGCTGTCAAAATATTTCAGAGGCCCTGAAATATTCAAAAACACGTCAAGAATTAAACTTGGGCTTGCGGCTCAAAATTTTTTTCACGGGGAACTTAAAGCGGACAAAGAAGCCGATGAAATTCCCGCTATTTACAGATTAAGCGCGGCAATATCTTTGCCTGTATATTACAGATTTTCAACGCAGGATATTTTAAGTTTATATTCCGACATAAAATATGAAGACGAATTTGCGGATTTTAGCGCCGGAGTAAGTTATTCTTTTGCGGATAAATACGCGCTGCGCGCAGGATATTATCCTCAACATATTACTTTTGGTTTTGGCGTAGATTTTTATGCCTTCACCGTAGATTACGCCGGAGATTTCAGCGAGATAGATTTAATACACAGACTTGGTCTTACATACAGATGGGCAAATAAAAAAGATTACGAACTAATGAAAGAAGCGGAAGAAGCGCTTGTAAAAGAAAAACTCGGGCTAAAAGAAGCCGAACAGAAATTTAAAACCGCAAAAAAACTTTACGGCAAAGGCGAGTATCTGCGCGCCACAGACATGCTTGCCGATATAATAGTGTCTTATCCTAATTTTGAATCTCCGCTTCATTTTTATAAAAATATTAACGAGTCAATGAATGAAACGGCTTATTCAAACGACGAGCTGGATTTCGGCAAGCTTACTTATGCAAGAGGATATTGCGCGTATTACGCGTCTAACTATCAGGAAGCTTTAAACGAGTGGAATAAGTTCATTCATTTTACCGACGGCACGGAAGAAGTATTTGAATATAAAAATAAAATTGACGACGCTATAAAACTTCAGCAGCTTCAGGCTCGCGAGGCGGAGCTTGACGCAAAAGCAAGCGAAATATTCAATGCCGGCGTTGCAAATTTTAATGCCGCAAGATACGTTCAGTGTATAAAAATTATGGAAAATTTGCAGAAGTTTGTAACCGATAATAATTTTTCAAAAACTGTAGAATACTACGGCAAAGCTAAAGAGTGCATAAATAAATCCGTGGCGGAACTTGCAAAATCTCTAAAGAAAAAAGAGCCTGTGCCCGTTAGCGAAGTTAAAGAAGAAAAACCTGATATAGACGAATCTTCCGCCGATAAAAAATACAATGAAGGTTTAATTCTATACGCTCAAGGCAAATATTTAGAAGCGGAACGCGCGTGGGAATTAACTTTACGCCTAAACCCCAATCACCAAAAAGCCAAAGTGGCGCTTTCAAAAATAAGAAATAATGAGTAA
- a CDS encoding ankyrin repeat domain-containing protein codes for MKKIFCLVCMIFLSVGIISCSSGSSENKQSYLPQEQNEINAFKKQINLKDINAVDVNGDTPLLFAVKNEKSDAVIDYLISQKANIEARDKNGYTSLMIAIRKHYNRPKLALALIKNGADVNAAFDKPYDKEDKMTPLMYAVSEYIYTRPEVIQALIDAGADVNAKNAEELTPLLIAAGDSRNFEHINILVKAGADIEARSKTGRTPLMNAIRLNGRCPEIAIALILNKANVNATYNKPYDKEDKMTPLMYATDKGAMTIKSTVLQALIDAGANVNAKNAEGNTPLLLASHYASDPENIEVLLKSGANIEERDKNGYTPLMISLWNGAFPDITLTLIRNKANVNAAGIDEKKRTALLIALDYYTAAPAKIIKALIESGANVNVKDADGKTALIYAAKNTDDERVKIIIDTNKVDLYAKDKAGKTAFDYAKINSRLKEKDLKKLK; via the coding sequence ATGAAAAAGATATTTTGTTTAGTTTGTATGATTTTTTTAAGCGTCGGAATAATTTCTTGCTCGTCAGGTTCATCTGAAAATAAACAATCTTATTTGCCGCAAGAGCAAAATGAAATTAATGCTTTTAAAAAACAGATTAACTTAAAAGACATAAATGCCGTAGATGTCAACGGCGACACTCCGTTGCTTTTTGCTGTAAAAAATGAAAAGTCAGACGCTGTGATAGATTATTTAATTTCACAAAAAGCAAACATAGAAGCAAGGGATAAAAACGGATATACTTCTCTTATGATTGCCATAAGAAAACATTATAATCGTCCTAAACTTGCGCTGGCTTTAATAAAAAATGGAGCTGATGTAAATGCAGCGTTTGACAAACCTTATGATAAAGAAGATAAAATGACGCCGCTGATGTATGCTGTAAGCGAATATATTTACACACGCCCGGAAGTTATTCAAGCATTAATTGACGCCGGCGCGGATGTTAATGCTAAAAATGCCGAAGAACTTACTCCATTGTTAATTGCTGCAGGAGATTCAAGAAATTTTGAACATATCAATATACTTGTTAAAGCCGGAGCAGATATTGAAGCAAGAAGTAAAACCGGACGCACTCCTTTAATGAATGCAATAAGACTAAACGGCAGGTGTCCTGAAATTGCAATAGCGTTAATATTAAATAAAGCAAATGTAAACGCAACTTACAACAAACCATACGACAAAGAAGATAAAATGACGCCTTTAATGTATGCAACCGACAAGGGGGCTATGACGATAAAATCAACAGTTCTGCAGGCGCTTATAGACGCAGGCGCAAATGTAAATGCTAAAAATGCAGAGGGAAATACTCCATTGTTGCTTGCTTCGCATTATGCAAGTGACCCTGAAAATATTGAAGTTTTACTTAAATCCGGAGCAAATATAGAAGAGCGTGATAAAAATGGATATACTCCTTTGATGATATCTCTTTGGAATGGAGCTTTCCCTGATATAACATTAACATTAATACGAAATAAAGCGAATGTAAATGCCGCAGGTATAGATGAAAAAAAACGCACAGCGTTGCTTATAGCTTTAGATTATTATACCGCTGCTCCGGCAAAAATTATTAAAGCTTTAATAGAATCGGGAGCAAATGTAAATGTAAAAGATGCTGACGGCAAAACCGCTCTTATATATGCCGCAAAAAATACAGATGATGAAAGAGTTAAAATTATTATAGATACCAATAAAGTAGATTTATACGCTAAAGATAAAGCGGGTAAAACAGCTTTTGATTATGCAAAAATAAACTCGCGTTTAAAAGAAAAAGATTTAAAAAAGTTAAAATAA
- a CDS encoding phage tail protein, with translation MINMKKILLGFAFVAAIFAVVYAEVPNEIRYTGRLKSYQTPVNGSRQMNFKLYNAATSGTMLWETGPRTVVVNDGIFVSTLSPTIELGTFPDLWLEITIDNKTLSPREKIMAQAYALHSQSAELLSVSSGEIQVKIGTSTAFIGISKNRLYVKSPTPLGNEYIGVPAGTVIAFAGSNIPVGYFECKGDWKFIAEYPELYSAIGSTYNDGESRSGQFRLPDFRGMFLRGNGSYKDGLPIPHPSFSTSTIYVSAPLGSLQGDSIRGIYGVVANVQSQQSATVPTPATNPPNVFTSVVRYTGNSAGGSPAYDLYFNASRVVPTSNENIPINYSVNYYIKY, from the coding sequence ATGATTAACATGAAAAAAATATTGTTAGGATTTGCATTTGTTGCGGCAATTTTTGCCGTTGTTTACGCAGAAGTGCCAAATGAAATACGTTATACGGGAAGATTGAAATCTTATCAAACGCCCGTTAACGGTTCAAGACAAATGAATTTTAAATTATATAATGCCGCCACAAGCGGAACAATGCTCTGGGAGACAGGCCCAAGGACTGTTGTTGTTAACGACGGAATTTTTGTATCTACCCTTTCCCCTACCATAGAGTTAGGCACTTTCCCTGACCTTTGGTTAGAGATCACTATTGACAACAAAACCCTCTCCCCAAGAGAAAAAATTATGGCTCAGGCTTATGCTCTTCATTCTCAATCCGCTGAGCTTCTATCCGTTTCCTCCGGCGAGATTCAAGTTAAAATAGGCACTTCTACCGCTTTTATAGGCATATCCAAAAATAGACTCTATGTTAAGTCCCCTACTCCTTTAGGTAATGAATATATAGGCGTTCCGGCGGGCACCGTTATTGCTTTTGCAGGCTCCAACATTCCTGTCGGTTATTTTGAGTGCAAGGGCGACTGGAAATTCATTGCCGAATACCCCGAACTCTACTCCGCTATCGGTTCTACTTACAATGACGGCGAATCCCGTTCCGGTCAGTTTAGACTCCCTGATTTTCGCGGCATGTTCCTTCGCGGTAACGGCTCTTACAAAGACGGTCTTCCCATTCCTCATCCTTCTTTCTCTACTTCCACTATCTACGTCTCTGCTCCCCTTGGCTCCCTTCAGGGTGATTCTATTAGAGGGATTTATGGGGTTGTTGCGAATGTTCAGTCTCAACAATCTGCTACTGTACCGACCCCAGCCACAAACCCGCCAAATGTTTTTACTTCGGTAGTTAGATATACAGGAAATTCAGCAGGAGGTTCTCCCGCTTACGACCTATATTTTAATGCATCTAGAGTCGTCCCAACAAGTAATGAAAATATACCCATAAATTACTCTGTAAATTACTACATCAAATATTAG
- a CDS encoding glycosyltransferase family 9 protein — translation MGKVKETTRKFRRSFGKFLFDKRNKSLKTLDMNNVKSILFVRYDDKIGDMVTATSLFREIKKKYPNVKIKVFCGVKSAEVIKNNPNVDKIYLIYKRFWDMFTYLEIRNKIDIAFDFDSVAPKFSHLLRWRIIKPKLIIGLNKEDYNIYDLSINLSDDEIYNKHITYRYKIFLYAFGIQALNFDYDIFIPQETDNKYRAIVAEFNDKKKIVINPSADNIGKCLSKNQIEGLINGILKSQDAHIFLLCFGKIYEDIKYLQSNKVNIVKVSSILESASIIKHSDMVITPDTSIVHVASAFKKKTIALYCQWAANQIIWAPNNPNAIVLTPELNNGDIANIVPSIKVEKILDVLKNFI, via the coding sequence ATGGGTAAAGTTAAAGAAACTACAAGAAAATTTAGAAGATCTTTTGGAAAGTTTTTATTTGATAAACGAAATAAGTCATTGAAAACTTTAGATATGAACAATGTGAAATCTATTTTGTTTGTCAGATATGATGATAAAATAGGTGATATGGTAACTGCAACAAGCCTTTTTAGAGAAATAAAAAAGAAATATCCAAATGTTAAAATCAAAGTTTTTTGTGGGGTAAAATCTGCCGAAGTAATAAAAAATAATCCTAATGTAGATAAAATTTATCTAATATATAAAAGATTTTGGGATATGTTTACATATCTGGAAATTAGGAATAAAATTGATATTGCTTTTGACTTTGACAGCGTTGCGCCAAAGTTTTCACATCTACTGCGTTGGCGTATTATAAAACCCAAGCTTATAATTGGCTTGAATAAAGAAGATTATAATATTTACGATTTATCTATTAATCTTTCTGACGATGAAATTTATAACAAGCACATAACATACAGATATAAAATATTTTTATATGCGTTTGGAATTCAAGCTTTAAACTTTGATTATGATATTTTTATCCCACAAGAAACAGACAATAAATACAGAGCAATTGTTGCGGAATTTAATGATAAGAAAAAAATTGTTATAAACCCTTCAGCAGATAATATTGGAAAATGTTTGAGCAAAAATCAAATTGAAGGGTTGATTAACGGTATCTTAAAATCACAAGACGCTCATATTTTTTTATTGTGTTTTGGTAAAATTTACGAGGATATAAAATATCTTCAGTCAAACAAAGTTAACATAGTAAAAGTTAGTTCAATATTAGAATCAGCGTCAATAATTAAGCACAGCGATATGGTTATTACGCCTGACACATCTATAGTACATGTAGCTTCTGCTTTTAAGAAAAAAACTATCGCATTGTATTGTCAGTGGGCTGCCAATCAAATTATTTGGGCGCCAAATAACCCTAATGCTATTGTTTTAACTCCGGAATTAAACAATGGCGATATTGCAAATATAGTGCCAAGTATAAAAGTTGAAAAGATTCTGGATGTGTTAAAGAATTTTATATAG